AAGTACGTTTATTCTAAtgacaatttttcataaaatgatcGATCAACTTAATTGTgacataattgaaatatttctaattttgaaaactattaaaaattgagTCCAAGGTACCATTTTGATATAGtagttttacatttttctttccccattttatatttcttacGTTTTATATTAATAACTAAACAAGAAATAAGTACTTGAATCGATCTATAATATGAGTACAccatataaatatacagggtgttccagaacatgataaaattttgataaattatcatgaatttgaattatttattgaaaatatttagatgaggtattaaaacacaatctaATTAAACTGCATACTATCGAatatcgtgttacttacataagaaaaaaattgatatgtagaaaaattttcaacctcaaatttttcaaaataaaatttttttcacgtcACACTACACCGTACTATTAGCAGAATGCACCTCAAGGTCTTTCCCAAAGTCATCTACCATAGGATTTATAAAAATCTGACtcagtcatgtcaaagatacggcccACGGGCCACTTCCGGCCCTTGTGGCGTttcaataaggcccgcgatcgcaatgtaTTACAGAAAggagaatcatgttttttagagcttctagacttcattcgattcctctacgactgttttaaatactcgtactctcatGTATGAagatgtttataagtaatttctaGGACAGCGCGTGTCCTAGGAAGACAGTATCGCCACCTCTTAGCAGCAAGCGGAAATATCCAATTAATTTTGTCCAGAACGATAGTATCTTCCGCAGGTTTCGAGTCTGGactagacaaaaaaaattgaggatgtgggaaataagataaaaaatcaaacatttaaaatcatttagcacagaaaaccaaaaaaaatttgaattaatcttCTCAACCTCTGCAAAATTTCATTAcggaattcaacaatcgttttgaagacttccaatcaattttgaagctttACAGTCATCAATTCATTCGCAATCGGACagtattttaaaagaaaaatttaatgagattaacactgttacattttatacacaatatttcaaaagacttacgaatgaacatctccaatcaattcttaaaataactacaacgaatatgatacctgtgatcaatgagcttgtcaaaaacaagaAGAGTCAGTGTCTTGTCGATCCAGCGATGTGTAAATGTCAactttattgattataataagaCATTTGATTAAGTGGTATACAAATAGAAGCcctgaaacgaaaaaaacttgcgatatacaaataataaccaAACGAACACGAATCAATGTACGGATTCAGTTCAAACTGAAGAATGCAAGAGTAAGATATCTTCACCAAAGGTGTCGAAAATTATGCCGGAGAAATAAAAGTTAACGGACTCCACCGAACAATCTGCGCTATGTAAATACAGTACTTAATGCCGAAAATAtgcaaaatctataaaaattgttgaataaagTCGAGAATATGATCGTACACGTTAAGAAGATCAAATATTATGATTGCCACCCAAACTTAAACGCCTGATGAACCAGATTGTATGCGAAAGACGAAAGATTGGAAAGAGTCGAGAGGTATGActcgaataaataaaaaatcaaaaacatttatacattaaaatataaataaaaatgtgcaCGAGGTAAATTATATGGAATACTCACTTCTGTaagtaaataaacataaatttttcattaattttttaacacgCGAAAAGAACATTTACagttattgaaataatactaagaaataaaacgataattgatctattaaatatattgtataaatcCAATTATTATTCAAGAACGATAACAATCATCTCCAAGTGGATATATTAAAgtttaaaacaattgaattgtTCATAGGTGCATGAACAACTGGACTTGGATCGAAATAAACTAcctatttattgtaattatccTTTATACggtttgtaattgtaatttatatgAATGGAGATGTTGTATTCCAACTAAATTATCTTGGAATAGTCATATACCATTTCCGTAATATTGGAGAGAAATAGATGTATTCGAAACTTCGATTTGGTCAACACGATCATGAACAATATGATTACTCTCACTCTAGTATATCTTGAGTGAATGTTATCGGCTGAGGGCTCTATctctttttaatttaaactcATAAATTAACCCTATAAGACTatctataattatttcttatgAACGGCGTAATTGATATATTCCTGAGCCTTGCTATTCTTGTACATTTTCTGTCTTTATAAAGATAGTATAGAAATTTGTTGTATAACGCGTATTTCCTtggaataattataatttatcttatttttctaTGAGGTAGACCATCCAAACGACAAGCTTTTGTGGCCATGGTTATACTTATGTTCGCATTTATTAGAATTATGATGGGCAAatgaaaagattatatcgattaaTATCGTATCGATATATTCAAAGAATATCGATGTATGCAGCGTAAgaaatatcgatatatcgatatttttatttcagagcGTTgagtattcaaaaataaaaaacattaatgcattttttattttcgtcagttctatttattatttaaatgaagttttataaattatatctatttatctatctaCTAATATAGGATCCTTAGTTCCATTTCCAGATTTTAGTGATCTTGAATTTGTTGACATTTGCattataatgttttgttttcgaaTGCGTCGCTAAATTTGTCGTATTTCCAAATGTTTTGCATAGGTTGCCACATAAATTGCAAGAAACAGGTTGATTGTTcccatttttaataaaaatattccacaCTGTAGATAtctactatataaaaaaaagtcgggtttccacggttttgcattcgttggaaaggtctcggactccgtgaggtttatagcaaagaaaattcaggaaaaagtcgggttttccctcctgacgctataactccagaacgcacgaaccgatttccacggtttggcattcgttggaaaggtctcgggctccgtgaggtttatagcaaagaaaattcagggaaaagtcgggttttccttcctgacgctataactccagaacgcacgatccgatttccacggttttgcattcgttggaaaggtctcgggctccgtgaggtttatagcaaagaaaattcagggaaaagtcgggttttccttcctgacgctataactccagaacgcacgatccgatttccacggttttgcattcgttggaaaggtctcgggctccgtgaggtttatagcaaagaaaattcagggaaaagtcgggttttccttcctgacgctataactccagaacgcacgatccgatttccacggttttgcattcgttggaaaggtctcggactccgtgaggtttatagcaaagaaaattcAGGACAAAGTCGGGTTTTCCCTTCTGACGCTATAATTCCAGAACGCACGaaccgatttccacggttttgcattcgttggaaaggtctcggactccgtgaggtttatagcaaagaaaattcaggaaaaatttcaacagaaaagCGGAAAGCTTGCGCGTTGAtgtaaacaataatttaattaaatatgagGACAGGTAAAATATTACAACAGTAAGTGAAATATGAAGTTaatatatagtaaaataaaataaagttttcttaaaaaaatatcgaatttgatactcaaaaattaatatcgaaaatcgatatttcaagatttcaaaaatatcgatgatatttatcgattaatttttgaagaaatatcgatattttgtgCCCTTCCCTATATTAGAGGTTTACTTTACGTTCGAAACTCGCTCAGTCGACTAATGAGAAATATCGGGGGTACGACTACTACCAAGAGGTATAGGAAAAGATAAATCAACCGATTAAAGAATACCTAGAGTGCAACGCAGAGCTGATCTTAGGCTGGCTGCAGTGCTGCAACTATCCGATGCGTCCAACATTTGCGCCAACATTCACCTTCCGACGTTGGTTGAACATAGAACTAAGGCTGGAACCATTCCTAAACTTACCTAAAGGAATGAAAACCTAGAAAGTTATAAACATCATACACCAGTTATACgttcttttaaaataaactagatGATACTAGAACATTTGGTTTTTCATACAACATACAAAAGAACAAGAAGTGTATGTAGTTGTACAACAAGTGTTGGCTCCAACTTCGTTCCAGCGTTGGCCAGTGTGGGAACCATACCAGTACATTTGCTAGCACTGGAACGAAGGAGAATATTCAAGAGAATACGTAGCGCGTAAGGCCGCCAAAATAACCGACAAAGAGTCCTGACTTTGAATTGAGCGCTTCTCAGCACATATCAAAGGTAAATTACAGGAAAGTCACAGGATCGCGGGAAGGTGAACTATCCCTTGTTCCAATTATTTTCTGGACACGGATACTTTGGACCTCACTTATTAAAACGAGGAAAAGTAGCTTCCGAGAAGATCTTTGGGATTATGATCACGGAAGAAGAGAACTTGAATTCCAAAACTGATTACGTAGAAACAATTCTACCAAACCACGTTAAGCAACAGCTGAAGAAGTCACAAAACGACGAATAAATAGATCAAACGCAAAACGAGCAGAGAACTGTTATTATGCGGAAGGTTAATGGGGGTCAAGAATGGAAACAGTGAAGAGTTTTAGCTTGAAGAGGGTTGTAGGGTTTTAGTAGATCGTACTGGCCCACACACCGTTGGTTCTCTCTCACTGATGAGCATTTTCCTTCTCTTTGTATTAAAACCAACAAAAGATGTTTTGAACGAGTGCCAGCAATTTTTGAAACGGAATGGAGCTGGTGGAATTCTgcagaaaaaattcaaaatacttaCAAGTGCGggtattatatttctttttctactaGTTATAAAAAAGTCTGCTAATCATGGTAAAAGACACTGCGCTGGAGGAAATTCTGAAGTGAGTTTTGTATTCTCGCTAATTCGgtgtataaaattaattataaaacctGATTCCAAGCATTATTTTGAGGCAAATTGTATAGTCCGAACGCATAACTCTTGTCATAGGAGCTATTAAAAGGAAAGATCCATAATCCCTGATTAAAACATCTTAAATCTATAACACaagttttataaatacaaagttGTAAAGAAATTGGCGATACAAAACTATAAGGGGTTGTATCCACGTGTTTTCTTGTGAAGAGGCTTTTCATTAGATAAATACATACCTAGAATAAATGtacataaaacaaatttttacataaaatattgggTTCCATTGTTGGTCCGATATCATACGACTTATAACCTAACTGTGTATTATGTGGTTGTTTATTTCTATTGGAATAATGGATGATCCTGTCGGTATTATTTACGGATTGTAAATTATTAACATAACTATAATTTCTTCCCTAATACTCACAAAAACTAGATACGTGGTGTATCGATACATACCACCAAATTAGCTAGGAATAACTAGCTCTGCGAAATAGCTTTACTACTTAGACCTGCTCCTCTGTGTTCAATTTTTCGCCGCATTTGAGCCTGTAGTCTTTTTTCACACCATCCACGATGCATTTCTTTCACTGCAGTTCACCGTCGGCAACATCTGAGCTGGTGCAGACAACGGCAACAGGAGAGAAAAACTGACATAATATAGCTACGAATCAATTCACTCTAAGAAACCGTCATGGAAAGTTACGTGATATTGAAGTTGCTGTTAACATGTAAATGACTATTTAAACAATCATTTGAAAGAGCCTTATCCAAATGGACATTCATAACTCCATTTCAAAGAGGAACTTACGTTTAGATGTgaagtttttccacatttttttttccttaatgTCTTAACGTGGTCATCACGATCACTAAATTCTAATCCCGTggaaaatatgtagaaaattatacaatttcaaGTCTTATGTCACTGAGTAGAGAACTTCTAATACTTTGTGGGTTTATTAGTGATGTTTGAAGAACTTTTCTTTATTGTTGACCGAAAGAAGCCATTTCCATTCCATATGAACGAATTTctcattcaattttcaataaattaactttttgtCGTTCGCATGAACAATATACATTGCGAATATAGTATAcatagtaattttattaaatatacatCAAACTTTTACCAAAAGGAAGCAGTATATCATAAACTATCATTAGATCAATTaacaaaattgtaattttcaaaattatatacaatatcTTCCCATTGTTGAAATCAAATCTTTCGCGGTTGCATATCATATTTGGTACATTATTAAGCAAATATATTCACCATGAAATTGTGTTTGACTTTATCAGTTTTATTGTCAGTAATTTTGGTCGAAGCTGATGAAGGAAAGTACACCAGCAAATTTGACAATATTGATTATAAAGCCATTTTAGCAAGTGAAAGATTGTTGTTGAATTATTACAAATGCATGATGGACGAAGGACCTTGTACACCGGATGGAAAAGAATTGAAAAGTAAGATACATTTCTTATGGTGTATCAAATGTCATATCAGTAAGCTCTACCTATTTGTATTATCTCAACAAGAAATTTTCGATGCAAGGACTTTCTTCAAATCATCTGAGTTAAACTGGTCAGTCCTAAAtctaattttctcattatttatgTATTCGTTGGATCATTTTTACTGTTTTCCCATCATACCCATACAGGcttgtataatattttcttgttattttttccgattttttctatgttattactttttataactttatttccTATGAAAACTATTTGTGCAGATTGAAAGTTGAGTATTCATACCTGACTATAAAGGCAGAAATAAAATTAGTCCAGTAAACAACggtaaaaatattgtatcaccTCAGAATTCCATCAAGTCGCATGGATTTTTCTATCTCTCATTgtcaaaattcaagaaaataaaagttaaagcATTTCGAAACTTAAAAAACATTTGTAGAATCAAAATAGAGATCTCATGATGTTCATTTAAGCAATGTATTTCAACAGCCATACCGGCTATTTTCGCCATGTTTGGAATACATTAAAACCTTTATTAAAAAGGAAACATTCAAAGGGTTGCAAAACGGTACCAGTTAACTTTGAAAAGTTCTATCTCTAAACCATTCAAacttcttgatttttttatttgtattcaacTAAAGTGATTTgcaaatttatattgtttaatttcaaGTGGGGTGGCAGTATCAAATGACAATTTTTCTCCATGAAATATTTCTTCGCAATAACTTccttattttatgtaaaatctTTTAACGTCTCCTTTGAATGGTTAttaaaattctttgaaaaagatccaatactttttttttcgcTAAAATTTACCGTATTCCAcgtattcaattttcaaaatcttcggTTCACTAAATAAATCCAAActttaataaatcataactcggtttgtattaggtttataacgaaaaaaatatattctctctatatttttttgaaaaatacatttaacCTTCTCACATTTTTTTCGATGAACTAAGAAGTTTTTGaggtatttatgaaataaaaatatacttttcttgtcacataaattcaaaatttcaaacacgAATAAGTCAAAAAGTATTAGTTTTTCCAGAAAACTCCATAGAATAATTTTTGCTTAGAATGCATTTTCTATCGATTTCTATGGTTAGTTTCAACGAAAAATTATCACCCCCTAGTTGGGGTGGTATTCACGGTATGGGGTAAATTTGGCTTTTTTGGGTATTTACTATCTATTGTTACCGTTGTTCACTGGACTAAATGCTTATCAATGAAGAAATGTCTTTATCTTAAATAAAGAGGCatcgaaattttattcatatttttaagaaattttcattcaaaattgaaaaaaatcactcacaGGTCTTATTATAGAAACTCTGGTAACTGGTAGGtgtatttggataaaaaatcattttggtCTGTCACTTAAACTTTGTTGAAAAGGagtatgaattttttgaattacaCTTCAACACTTTTACTGATATTTTACAGAAGTTATTCCGGAAACATTGGAGACTGAATGTGGGAAGTGTACGGAAAAACAGAAGGCAGCCGCTAAAGAAATTATACATTTTATGGTAAACAACAAACTTGAGTTGtggaaaaatttattggaaaaatacgATCCCCAAGGTACTTATAGAGAAAAGTATCAAGATGAATGGAGAAAACAAGGATATCCTTTATAGACATAACAGTACTTTGTggttgaatttgaaataaaattattggcatTGAATGTTTTGACTTGAGCTCTATCGTTATTTTTATtgcataattattttgtaaacaaaacTCCATATCGCAAGACGTTGATCATTTGGTCAATCTTCTGTCCTCCAGCGCCACAGATCGACGTTCTATACTGATCCGTGTGCACATAAAATCAGTGCACTTGTAGCTCACGaatgttataatataaaattttgtttctaaactttcaatttctcattttgtAATAAGATTTAATATGCTAACTAAGATTATCGGTTTGATAGcggattaaaaatatttttggcatCGTCGAGTTTTACCTATTCATTTTTTTACCCCCATAGTAATTAGCCACGCTTCGCCGTTGTGTCAGAgtataactaaataaagtatTCGAAATGTTTAATTTAAGTCAAATAATTTGGTCGAAGttgatttttaatcatattcTCAACGCAAATCgtagatatttcatttttgtatcaAGTTTATCTTtaattatacagtgcttttcagataaaagtatccacctttaataacttttgtaatactggtatttagaaaaaatccaaaaacacgtcaatttatgttggaaggggcaagcattatggcttatttaaacttactggaaaagccaccccctcacccctagcagcatcccctttatttttttaaattacttttcatattttttatgtaaaatttggatactcctctttgagctgatttcaaaaatgtataatacttgtaggttaaagtggttagtttatgagataaacaatttttcttttaagagcacaaattttacttattatttactttcaccttatttgcctgtactaaaatgggttgtacaacagtacaaactctttaatctttttaactgtgctatttattatgaagttacaataagtgttcaaaatgagtaccattcacttccatacaatggtataatctattttgaaatgcctctctgacattgcttaatacggctggatttaattgtcgacattcattttctatcctctctcgtaaatcatccagagattctggttgggtagcataaacttttgtttttaaatacccccataaaaagaagtctaggggtgttaaatccggtgacctagatggccactccatcatctgcccctttctacctatccaacgagcggggaatgtttcgtttaaaaattgtcggacaggcatattattattgttgtaatacgtgggtcaaccccttccctgagtaactcaagatatgattcaccatttaaatttccgttgatgaagaaaggtccgacaatgtggtcacctaggataccacaccaaacgtttaacttttggggatgttgtgtatggaattcacgcataatatgtggatcactttcagcccaatatctacaattatgcctacttactaatccatttaatgaccatgagcattcatcagaaaagcaaatattgtttaacaattgtggattgttattgataattgattcgcaaaactctagacgacgatcaaaatcatcttcattcaattcgtgcaccaacttaactttgtatgggtggtacttgaatttatgtagaactcggaaaactgtagaagatgaaacaccgatcgctctacttattgttgacaacgattggggttgttgagcctctaagccgacttgccctaaaattgccacttggattgcttcgttatttacgagtccctctcgcttatgcactttattgcaaacagaccctgttgtggtaaatttctccatcagttgaattacatacttatgagttgcatgtcttccgtcgtgtaattcgttaaatattctagcagcagctcttgcacaattattattatggtagtataaacctacaatttcaattctttcttgcaaagagtaaaccatttcagagaaacaaaataaataatgtatcaaattacactatcaatagtgactacaaattctagttgacaatgtcaaactttaataaaaactagagttttttgttgtttggattttttaagtagaataaatagcacagttaaaaagattaaagagtttgaactgttgtacaacccattttagtacaggcaaataaggtgaaagtaaataataagtaaaatttgtgctcttaaaagaaaaattgtttatctcataaactaaccactttaacctacaagtattatacatttttgaaatcatctcaaagaggagtatccaaattttacataaaaaatatgaaaagtaatttaaaaaaataaaggggatgctgctaggggtgagggggtggcttttccagtaagtttaaataagccataatgcttgccccttccaacataaattgacgtgtttttggattttttctaaataccagtattacaaaagttggattaaaggtggatacttttatctgaaaagcactgtatatttaACGCAATTTGTACCCTCATTACCCATTCATAGGGTTTGTGTTTAGTCATAACACTGTGTAATTATAAGTATGTGAAATCCTTATAAGTCAAAGCACATAAGATTCAATGCAATTTGTATGAATCATTAATTGTATTAATCAGAAAATTAACCTCGTTCTTAGACCTAGgtcatttcattgaaaattgtataaataaataaaattaaacaagtttGCTTGTTAAAAAACtacatttaattattaatattctattttgaattaACTACTTATTTATTACGAAAGTCAAATTTCAACggattatttacattttatttttacatgatgATAATTTTTGCAACCTATCTTTAAATTTATTACTGAACACACCTATGACTTGAAAAGACAGATTATTATGTTTACAAAAAATGGTCATAGTTTGACTTTCAAAAAAATCCGATAGATGTCGCTAGCTACACCGTCTGCTCTTTTTAAGTGTGGGACAAACTATTTCATGTTTTAGAGGTTGTCTTTTACGCAAATAAAATGTCATTTTCCATTGAAGACTGTctctaatgaaaataaaaatatttttttatgaaacttcataataataatattttgatgacatTAAATTATAACAGTATGAATCTTGAAGTATTGCAGAATTGACATAAGAGAGGATCAGCAATAGTCTTCTTATTCTGGCTCATTCTTTAATGCCTGAAATACTCAGTACGCACAGTATCTACTAGATCACTGTTATGACTTTTTACAAATTCCTTTCCTAGACTTTGTTCCAATATGTCGATTTATTAGTGGTGCATGTTTCGCTATGGTCTTTACTTAAAACCTGGTAGAACTTACAGTTTACTATCTCCGCACATGAACCAACCAACACATTTAACGACAGTATCGAACAATCCATTCACATTTACAATCCATTTTTAGTTAGATTTAGTCTCCTTTCTCAAGCAGCAAATGTTGCAGTACAAAAATATTCAGGGTCagtaaaatgtttttgaacCGGTTTTCTCGTTAGTTGCTTCCAAAGAATTTATATGGATAATTGTTTTTCCTGTGGCACAGCCAGATCAATTTTGAATCCATGATGTGGAAACTAAATGCTACGATTGTAGTTTGACTATGAGAATAGATCGAAATGTCACATATCTAGGCTTCGTCGTAGTTTTTGAGTCatctgtatattgaaatattgagtgCAAGATCCCCGTTCCCAATATTTCTTTctgttatcatttttttatcagtgAATCATTGGAAAGATTCACTTTAGAAAGCACTTGAACTGAGGTGTTCAGTGAACTCAGAGCCTTCTGTCTATGATTACACCTAGGTATTTCACATGGTTCTTTGGGTGAATGGCGAGACCTCCGATCTTAAGTT
This genomic interval from Diorhabda sublineata isolate icDioSubl1.1 chromosome 7, icDioSubl1.1, whole genome shotgun sequence contains the following:
- the LOC130446778 gene encoding ejaculatory bulb-specific protein 3-like, with the translated sequence MKLCLTLSVLLSVILVEADEGKYTSKFDNIDYKAILASERLLLNYYKCMMDEGPCTPDGKELKKVIPETLETECGKCTEKQKAAAKEIIHFMVNNKLELWKNLLEKYDPQGTYREKYQDEWRKQGYPL